A segment of the Triticum urartu cultivar G1812 chromosome 1, Tu2.1, whole genome shotgun sequence genome:
AAGCCCAGAACCAAACACAGTTTATAAAAGAGAACATGGGTAAATAAAGTACCTCTGGCGGCATAGTGTCTTTAAGATCGTTTCTTTTGTAAAGATCCTCAAATTTCTTATGTACCAGCAAATTTTGTATTGGCTTGAACAGGCAACATGGATCAAAAAATGAAGCCACTTTCTCATGAAGGACACTCCTTCCCAACAAACATGTGTTCAGGATATTGCCAGAAATGTCCCTTAACAGTGACAAATGTTCGTATTTCCGCCTAATACATGTCTAACAAAACGCCAAATGCACTAATCTTCTTTAATTATGCCAAAAAATTAAGCCAACAAATTTGGTATAACAAGCCAGCATAATACTATATAATAACTTAGTTCGCTACTCATTACTTATAATCCACCAAGTTACTTAATAACAATAATATAACTTAGTGCACCACATTATTACATCACGATTAACATAGTTCACTGCATCATTGCATCACTTCATTACATCAGAACTAAGTTTACCAAGTGACAGGATTACAGCCTAAAGTCCATCAAGGACCAGACAATCCTGAATCCGAACTTCCCAGCACCACACGTAATTTCCTCTTCATCTACACCAGTGCGGCGTGGAGTGAAATCAAAGGTTCGTTCAGGACAAACACCAGCAGCCTCATTATTTATGCAAAACATCACATTTCTTTCCAGACAGATAGTAATGACACTTCGCCGGAGTTTGATAACTCCACTTTCATCACTTGTAACCACGCCATCTGCTGTGCTATCATGAATCACAATCGTTTGTTCATTGTCCAGCTTGCGAGCTTTATCCGCGATGCCAACTGTTATATTTCCTTTAAAAAGCCCCTCAATGAGCTTGATTTCAAAGGTGCACTCGACTGCATTCAGGACAGTTGTGAATCTCACTTCTGTAGTGCTGAGCCAGCTCTCAAGGGTTTCACTTCTAACCATGACATCTTTCTCTCTAGACAGTACTCGGCCATCAATGCTTATTAGACCCTTGCTAAATGGCCTGTCTGGAACTCCTTCTTCCCTTATTTTAAGATCTATCTCTAGATAGATGAAATCAACCAGCACTAGACCTCGATATGGGCCAGTTAAAATCAGCATTCCATCCTATGAAAAGAATTGCACGAGAGGTTAGAGTATGCTCATCCAAACACTGCTCAAAATGAAGATTGGAAGCATGCCATAAAAGCTACTCCATTTATATGCAGATGACTGTCTGGATCGACAACCACCAGCACTAAGATGACTCCATTTAGATGCCAATTAACAGTTGATATTAAATGCACCATGGAATAAAATGAAACCCGATTGGAACAAACTTAGAAGCAAGGATGTACCTTGTTGAGATGCTGGCAATCATCTCTATTGCGGTGAAAGAGATAAATGCACTTGTAGTCAATGCTGTCTCTGGCAATGACACGGCCATAGACATTGACTGGGAAGCCTACATCTGAGGAGACTATGCTGACAGAGAGGATGTTTGCAGAGTCTTCTAGCCCAAATTCATCTTGGTAGATACTATCGGTGTATCGCATTGGAGGGACAGACGCTGCAATGAATAAACAAAATATATCTGTCAGATTATTTCATCACAATAAACAGGCCCAGTTTGTGTTTTTCCTGTTTGTAtcccactgagttaaaccatctAATATTCTTATTTGACTTGCGAGTTAACTACAAGAGAAAGCTATCATCTCACCATTCGAACCAAGTTAATTTCAATTTTAGCAAAATCAGTGATTTCTGTTGTTAAGTGATATACGTATGAATCAAATCCAAGTACATGAACAGAGATTCGCTGTTAACTTGAAGAGAAAACAATCATCTCACCATCTGTGGAAAGTTAATTTCAGTTTTAGCCAAATCAGTGAGTTCCTGTTGTTAACTGAAACTGAATCCAATCTAGTAAACGGACTGAGATTTGCTGTTTACTGCTATGCATCAACAACGAACATGGCATGTCAGAGGATTCTCCTAACAGAGGATTATACAGGTGAGAGACGTCCTACTGTAACGTAATTCAGTTACTGTCAATCAGAAAAAATTACTACAGCTTCAGAAAATGAGAGGCCACTTACACTCCTCGTCGATGTTGAAGACGGAGAAGTCCCTGAGGAAAAACCGGGTGTAGACGTCGCGCCCCACCTTGGGATCGTGCTCGATGATGGAGTCCATGACCTTGTCGTGTGCCTCGCTTCTCCGCCGGCTCTCCTCCCGCTTCCGAGTCTTCTCCTCTTCCTCCCGCCGGGACCACTCCTTCTCCTCCACCGCCCAGGCCACCCACTTTGCCCGGTCATACAATAAAGGCTCTAagccctccacctcctcctcctcctcatcctccaACTCCTCTACAGATGCCATCGCCAATTCGCCCGCCGCAGCCGCCGAGCCAATCGAGCAAACCCTACTTTTCCTCTTTGTTGATTCTTATAGATGCTGCTTTGGGCTGGGCCAAGGTCCAAGACTATTAAGTAACGTGTCAGCCTAGGCAGCCCCTGGGGTGTCCCTTAGCAATTGCCGCAACCGTAGAGACCTTCCCTACCCTGCAATCCCTTCTCGCCGGCGGTCGGCGGGGCCCGGGCTGTCCGGGACGGGGTTGGCTTGGGAACCTACCGCCCGCGGAAACATCTTCTCGGGCAAGAGATCTCAATGGAAAGTAAAGCTTCAGGCTCGGGGTCGGCTCCGACCGAGCTAGAGGCGATGATGGCAAAGCTTGGTTTGAAGGAGGAGGACCTCCAGGATGTAGTGGTGGATGATGAAGAATTACCAGAGGAAGCAACAAGATGGATGGCAATAGCAAGGGTGTATACAGAGAAAACCTATAGCCAGTAGTGGCTCTATAGGAGCATGAGGATTGCTTGGGACTTGGCGTAGGTGGTGAAGATCCATCCCCTGGAGGAGAACCTATACACACTGCAATTCTCGTGCCTTGGTGATTGGGAGCGGGTGATGGAAGAAGGGCCTTGGAACTTCAAAGGGAAAGCGGTGGTTATAGCACCGTATGATGGCTTCACCAGACCTTCCTCGATTGTGTTGAATACCATTGAGATATGGGCACAGATTCATGATCTGCCAGAGGGTTACTTTCCCCTCATCAAATCCCTTTCATCAACACTTGGAGAGTATATTTTTGCTGAACCCAAGTCCCAAGATTTTGAAGGCAATTTCTATCGTGTGCGCATCAGAATTGATGTTACAAAGCCTCTTAGGAACGCTGTCTCCCTGGTCAAGAGGAAGAAAAGAGAAATCTTTGTCGTCAAATATGAAAGGCTTCCTGATTGG
Coding sequences within it:
- the LOC125540796 gene encoding uncharacterized protein LOC125540796; translation: MASVEELEDEEEEEVEGLEPLLYDRAKWVAWAVEEKEWSRREEEEKTRKREESRRRSEAHDKVMDSIIEHDPKVGRDVYTRFFLRDFSVFNIDEESSVPPMRYTDSIYQDEFGLEDSANILSVSIVSSDVGFPVNVYGRVIARDSIDYKCIYLFHRNRDDCQHLNKDGMLILTGPYRGLVLVDFIYLEIDLKIREEGVPDRPFSKGLISIDGRVLSREKDVMVRSETLESWLSTTEVRFTTVLNAVECTFEIKLIEGLFKGNITVGIADKARKLDNEQTIVIHDSTADGVVTSDESGVIKLRRSVITICLERNVMFCINNEAAGVCPERTFDFTPRRTGVDEEEITCGAGKFGFRIVWSLMDFRL